In Leuconostoc kimchii IMSNU 11154, one genomic interval encodes:
- a CDS encoding pyridoxal phosphate-dependent aminotransferase, which translates to MHFEQSDLLKTLPKQFFASLVAKVNTKIASGADVINLGQGNPDLPTPDYIVKAMQRATANSADHKYSLFRGELRFKEAIAEFYLSEYGVSIDPKTEVAILAGSKIGLVELPWALMNPGETLLLPNPGYPDYLSGASLGKVNYEMLPLEQSNDFLINFEAISAQQAKTAKFLYMNYPNNPTGAVATSEFYEQTVAFANQHEVGILSDFAYGAIGFDGHKPLSFLQTPGAKDVGIETYTFSKTFNMAGWRVGFAVGNADMIEALNLIQDHLFVSIFPAIQDAAIEALQNTEARQKAVAELSQTYESRRNAFIAAVREYHWEPYVPKGAFYVLMPVPKGYTSTNFADLLLEEANVAVADAAGFGSAGEGYIRIGLTIDEKRLVEAAKRIGKLAVFNSEK; encoded by the coding sequence ATGCATTTTGAGCAATCAGATTTACTAAAAACACTACCAAAACAATTTTTTGCGTCATTAGTGGCAAAAGTAAATACAAAAATTGCTTCTGGGGCTGATGTCATTAATTTAGGTCAAGGCAATCCCGACTTGCCAACACCAGACTATATTGTCAAGGCTATGCAGCGTGCAACGGCTAATTCAGCAGATCATAAATACTCGTTGTTTCGTGGTGAATTGCGGTTTAAAGAGGCTATTGCTGAATTCTATTTATCTGAATACGGTGTTAGCATCGATCCTAAAACAGAGGTAGCTATTTTAGCGGGTTCTAAAATTGGATTAGTTGAGTTGCCTTGGGCACTGATGAATCCCGGCGAAACGCTTTTGCTACCAAACCCAGGTTATCCAGACTATCTATCAGGCGCATCTTTGGGGAAAGTGAACTATGAAATGCTACCCCTTGAACAATCAAATGATTTTTTGATCAATTTTGAAGCCATATCAGCCCAACAAGCTAAAACGGCTAAGTTCCTCTACATGAATTATCCCAACAACCCGACTGGTGCGGTTGCAACATCGGAGTTTTATGAGCAGACAGTCGCCTTTGCTAACCAACATGAAGTTGGCATCTTATCGGATTTTGCTTATGGCGCCATTGGCTTTGACGGCCACAAGCCACTGTCGTTTCTACAAACACCAGGCGCAAAAGATGTCGGTATTGAAACGTATACATTTTCCAAGACATTTAACATGGCTGGCTGGCGTGTTGGTTTTGCGGTTGGTAATGCCGATATGATTGAGGCTTTGAATTTAATTCAAGATCATTTATTTGTTTCAATTTTTCCAGCAATTCAAGATGCTGCGATTGAGGCATTGCAGAACACGGAAGCTCGGCAAAAGGCTGTGGCGGAATTGAGTCAAACTTATGAAAGTCGGCGCAATGCATTTATCGCAGCTGTACGTGAATATCATTGGGAACCTTATGTCCCTAAGGGTGCATTTTATGTGTTAATGCCTGTGCCAAAGGGTTATACTTCAACAAACTTTGCGGACTTATTATTGGAAGAAGCCAATGTGGCAGTGGCAGATGCAGCTGGTTTTGGTTCAGCAGGGGAAGGTTACATTCGTATTGGGTTAACGATAGACGAAAAAAGATTAGTTGAAGCAGCCAAACGAATCGGGAAATTAGCCGTTTTCAATTCTGAAAAATAA
- a CDS encoding carbon-nitrogen family hydrolase, giving the protein MKLKIGIAQVDIFLGNPQANQQTIIDYAQKAGQMGVDVLLYPEMWQTGYALTELDRLADQHGDESQALLSQLAKRHHMNIVGGSVATQRDHQFYNTMFVFDRYGQKVSEYDKVHLFGLMNEEKYIAAGNHSNVFNLDGVPSAGVICYDIRFPEWVRTMMAKGPQELLFVTAEWPEQRIAQWQTLLQARAIENQAFVVAANRVGYDDDNVFGGRSLVIDPLGKIIKQASDSEPTLLVTEIDTDDEQAVRGQIPVFSDRRPTLYY; this is encoded by the coding sequence ATGAAACTTAAAATTGGTATTGCACAAGTGGATATATTCTTAGGAAACCCACAAGCAAATCAGCAGACAATCATTGATTATGCGCAAAAAGCAGGACAAATGGGTGTTGATGTGTTGTTATATCCAGAAATGTGGCAAACTGGGTACGCCTTAACAGAACTGGATAGGTTAGCTGATCAGCATGGGGATGAAAGTCAAGCATTACTAAGCCAGTTAGCAAAACGGCATCATATGAATATTGTTGGGGGATCTGTTGCAACACAACGAGATCACCAATTTTATAACACGATGTTTGTTTTTGATCGATATGGGCAAAAAGTTTCTGAATATGATAAAGTACATCTTTTTGGACTAATGAATGAAGAAAAATATATTGCTGCTGGCAATCATAGCAATGTTTTTAATTTAGATGGGGTACCTTCTGCTGGGGTCATCTGTTATGATATTCGATTTCCAGAGTGGGTCCGAACGATGATGGCAAAAGGGCCACAAGAACTGTTATTTGTTACCGCAGAATGGCCAGAACAAAGAATTGCGCAGTGGCAAACTTTACTTCAAGCACGTGCCATTGAAAATCAGGCGTTTGTTGTGGCAGCAAATCGTGTTGGATATGACGATGATAATGTTTTTGGCGGTCGGTCACTCGTGATTGATCCATTAGGTAAAATTATCAAACAAGCCAGCGATAGTGAACCAACATTGCTTGTTACTGAAATAGATACTGATGATGAACAGGCTGTTCGTGGTCAAATACCTGTTTTTTCAGATCGCAGACCAACATTATATTATTAG
- the menB gene encoding 1,4-dihydroxy-2-naphthoyl-CoA synthase — protein sequence MTTWNAVKTYDEILFETNADGQNIGKIAKITMNDIATHNAFTPGMVSEMIDAFTIARDDATIGVIIMTGAGDQAFSSGGNQKVRGNGGYVGSDGIPRLNVLDLQRLMRIIPKPIIAMVKGWSVGGGNVLQLVADLTVAADNAKFGQTGPMVGSFDAGYGSGYLARVIGHKRAKEVWFLNHFYTAEEAYQMNWINKVVPLAEVEAATIEWADELLTKSPTALRFIKAAMNADTDGLAGLQQFAGDATMMYYTTDEAKEGRDSFKEKREPDFDQFPKFP from the coding sequence ATGACAACTTGGAACGCCGTTAAAACATACGACGAAATATTATTTGAAACAAATGCAGATGGCCAAAATATTGGTAAAATCGCTAAAATTACGATGAATGATATCGCTACGCATAATGCTTTTACACCAGGAATGGTTTCCGAAATGATTGATGCCTTTACGATTGCTCGCGATGACGCAACAATCGGTGTGATTATTATGACTGGCGCGGGTGACCAAGCCTTTTCATCTGGTGGTAATCAAAAAGTTCGGGGTAATGGTGGCTATGTTGGGTCTGATGGCATTCCAAGATTGAATGTCCTAGATTTACAACGTCTCATGCGTATTATCCCCAAACCAATTATTGCCATGGTTAAAGGCTGGTCTGTTGGTGGTGGTAATGTCTTACAGTTGGTAGCTGATTTGACTGTGGCGGCAGATAACGCTAAATTTGGACAAACGGGCCCAATGGTTGGCTCTTTTGACGCAGGATATGGCTCAGGCTATTTGGCACGTGTTATTGGTCATAAACGTGCTAAAGAAGTGTGGTTTTTGAATCATTTTTATACAGCCGAAGAAGCTTACCAAATGAACTGGATTAACAAGGTGGTTCCTTTGGCAGAAGTTGAAGCGGCAACAATTGAATGGGCAGATGAATTACTAACGAAATCACCCACGGCATTGAGATTTATTAAAGCAGCGATGAACGCTGATACAGATGGTCTAGCAGGTTTGCAACAATTTGCTGGGGATGCCACGATGATGTATTACACGACAGACGAAGCCAAAGAAGGACGAGATTCATTTAAAGAAAAACGTGAACCGGACTTTGACCAATTTCCAAAATTCCCTTAA
- a CDS encoding PaaI family thioesterase: protein MNIIELLGLKTTLLSSEKTIVEVAVSQKLMQPFGIVHGGINALLAETAASLGANEVLTDNLVPVGVDIQTHHLKPVTQGVLVATATPISIGHTLQVWSVMIHEQNTNTLTSTSTVTLKNHLLK, encoded by the coding sequence ATGAATATTATAGAACTTTTGGGGTTAAAAACCACCTTATTGTCATCAGAAAAAACAATTGTTGAAGTGGCAGTCAGTCAAAAACTGATGCAACCATTTGGTATTGTACATGGCGGTATTAATGCTTTGTTAGCTGAAACAGCCGCTTCATTAGGCGCAAACGAGGTCCTGACGGACAACTTAGTTCCTGTAGGCGTTGATATTCAAACACACCATTTAAAACCTGTTACTCAGGGCGTGTTGGTCGCAACTGCAACACCAATTAGCATTGGACATACCTTACAAGTCTGGTCGGTTATGATCCACGAGCAAAACACAAACACGTTAACAAGCACGAGTACTGTGACACTCAAAAATCATCTTTTAAAATGA
- the asp3 gene encoding accessory Sec system protein Asp3: MQYKIYWTPQTQLRQLQGATVDFQALDHVTYEHYFLPSGQVIATWHSRHLYQGEKRISDLPQLLRGETYVIERRIDASERMFAYLIVTFFDDQYQSLETNSQNTDKITVTVPEDYAFYTIDLVSAGNGQFVFHDFVIRQKKAGILRDNDTEIAPKLYTAVEMPAKITAKTLRVVFSEPESGTIDYMSEWIKETQQAVQYIASSEVNAGYYRHHEDVLVASVKLTRKQAHARQIEFVGYGPISSYAALYYQSQFKGSQAVISDDVNLEPEPSLKVTRTVDNVRYLGDPIVPNYQVPITIPHPKYERLGMLTYDTPTPEEVRRQQEYDAAHPKKSAISSFFTKNKNNTQ, translated from the coding sequence ATGCAGTACAAAATATATTGGACGCCACAAACACAATTACGCCAACTACAAGGTGCAACTGTCGATTTTCAAGCGTTAGATCACGTTACTTATGAACATTATTTTTTACCCAGCGGACAAGTGATTGCAACCTGGCACTCTAGACATCTGTATCAAGGTGAAAAACGTATATCTGACCTCCCACAGTTACTGCGTGGAGAAACTTATGTTATTGAAAGGCGTATTGATGCTAGTGAACGTATGTTTGCTTATTTAATAGTGACATTCTTTGACGATCAGTACCAAAGTTTAGAAACGAACAGTCAAAATACTGATAAAATAACAGTCACCGTGCCAGAAGATTATGCTTTTTACACCATTGATTTGGTGTCAGCGGGTAATGGTCAGTTTGTCTTTCATGATTTTGTAATTCGACAAAAAAAGGCAGGGATTTTGCGAGATAATGATACAGAAATAGCGCCCAAACTATATACTGCGGTTGAGATGCCAGCAAAAATAACTGCAAAGACCTTGCGGGTTGTGTTTTCCGAACCAGAATCAGGTACGATTGATTACATGTCTGAGTGGATAAAAGAAACCCAACAAGCTGTACAATACATTGCCAGTAGTGAAGTGAATGCTGGTTATTATCGTCACCATGAGGACGTGTTAGTCGCATCTGTTAAATTAACGCGCAAACAAGCACATGCACGGCAAATTGAATTTGTAGGGTATGGTCCAATATCGAGCTATGCCGCTTTATACTATCAAAGTCAGTTTAAGGGGAGTCAGGCTGTGATTAGTGATGATGTTAATCTTGAACCAGAGCCATCATTGAAAGTGACCCGGACCGTTGACAATGTACGGTATCTTGGGGACCCTATTGTGCCAAACTATCAAGTGCCGATTACTATCCCGCACCCTAAATATGAAAGACTTGGCATGTTGACTTATGATACACCGACGCCAGAAGAGGTACGCCGGCAGCAAGAATATGATGCGGCACATCCTAAGAAAAGTGCGATTTCTTCTTTTTTTACAAAAAATAAAAATAACACGCAGTAG
- the asp2 gene encoding accessory Sec system protein Asp2 produces the protein MTDISVLQIGAKDWTSHIHAPNINWQYTTILDLPTRLAYQKDPYVLEQTYVVLTDDILTSTLLSSQINHWPARRTIYFANQVTPDFQTVLDERQAFMVSEKTPEAIVGYLQNDLHFEQIGFATRFSEQQFIPMPPVGIHFKREGRFSAQFIGDFGKAWQQIGTLNTSIGDLAPTVENLVWLDYTQTNTVAVKLEFVYYRDGHVQKRQAISGDALRELTAVGGLDNYQNYQILVFASGQGTLDLHVLHQRRSRHGLGLLLPGDDWQLTDEHEEVLSYFNPGNRQSPLVVNFSSMHAHADGFDMRESMNTLESPYLLFSDVRMQGGAFHIGTETYEKTIIETIRKTMKTLHLEPKDVILTGYGMGSFPAMYYAADIKPQAVVLAKPIVNIGTLTENIDFPQAVNQDWTLDVRRFLAGRMHPDDTNGLNQIFWHHISQIDWQKISVSLMTLTQDEYDGQSLPQLLDFFSAQHTPLTHVQEVGTHMAKFPEMITFMMTQLMYLKDHTRRGKGVE, from the coding sequence ATGACAGATATTTCAGTGCTTCAAATTGGTGCCAAAGATTGGACATCACATATTCATGCGCCAAATATTAACTGGCAATACACCACTATTTTGGATCTACCGACTCGGTTAGCCTATCAAAAAGACCCCTATGTTTTAGAACAAACCTATGTTGTACTGACAGACGATATACTGACGAGCACATTACTATCGAGCCAAATAAATCACTGGCCTGCGCGGCGAACGATTTATTTTGCAAATCAAGTGACGCCTGACTTTCAAACTGTATTAGATGAGCGTCAGGCTTTCATGGTATCCGAAAAAACACCGGAGGCAATCGTAGGTTATTTGCAAAATGATTTGCATTTTGAACAAATTGGGTTTGCAACAAGATTTAGTGAACAGCAATTTATACCTATGCCACCGGTAGGGATACATTTTAAGCGAGAAGGGCGATTTTCAGCACAATTTATTGGTGATTTTGGGAAAGCGTGGCAGCAAATCGGTACACTCAACACGTCTATTGGTGATCTAGCACCAACTGTTGAAAATTTAGTTTGGCTCGATTATACACAAACCAATACAGTCGCTGTTAAATTGGAATTTGTGTATTATCGAGATGGTCATGTTCAAAAAAGGCAAGCTATTTCTGGGGATGCCTTACGTGAATTAACGGCAGTTGGTGGGTTAGATAATTATCAAAATTACCAAATTTTAGTCTTTGCCAGCGGTCAAGGAACATTAGATTTACATGTTTTACACCAACGACGCTCACGACACGGTTTGGGCTTATTATTGCCTGGCGACGATTGGCAGTTGACAGATGAACATGAAGAAGTGTTGAGTTATTTTAATCCGGGGAATCGTCAATCACCATTGGTTGTTAATTTTTCTAGCATGCACGCACATGCTGACGGATTTGACATGCGAGAGTCGATGAATACATTAGAATCACCTTATTTACTTTTCTCAGATGTCAGAATGCAGGGTGGAGCTTTTCATATAGGGACTGAAACGTACGAAAAGACAATTATTGAAACGATTCGGAAAACAATGAAAACGTTGCATTTAGAACCTAAAGATGTCATTTTAACAGGATACGGAATGGGTAGTTTTCCAGCCATGTACTATGCTGCAGATATTAAACCGCAAGCCGTCGTCTTAGCTAAACCGATTGTTAATATTGGGACATTAACGGAAAACATTGATTTTCCGCAAGCGGTGAATCAAGATTGGACGTTGGATGTCCGACGCTTTTTGGCTGGACGAATGCATCCAGACGATACGAATGGATTAAATCAAATTTTTTGGCATCATATTAGCCAAATCGATTGGCAAAAAATATCAGTTTCATTAATGACGTTAACGCAAGATGAGTATGATGGCCAGAGTTTACCCCAATTATTAGATTTTTTTTCAGCACAACATACACCGCTGACTCATGTTCAAGAAGTTGGAACGCATATGGCAAAGTTTCCTGAAATGATCACATTTATGATGACACAATTAATGTATTTGAAAGATCATACGCGGCGAGGAAAAGGAGTTGAATAA
- the asp1 gene encoding accessory Sec system protein Asp1: MNLHIMPDWHAYSMTLPEFNDAVHQAQLFLSKGQQVELILVDYLPQLREILSQKRIESAVTWSVYDLFQRITLKDEKPVALSDFSWPAGARFIRMNDRIDVWVKNTHFAIVWLQQSPLMRFDRVDLLTDDVRRQQLVIDDRGFISCVTTFNDDNEPIRRDYLTPSGSVAVQEDCVSGVVTTQQTWTPQTTFTNMSDLVAAGLAHHLKAVPQTDNLIVSQSQMTTFLIHKVTPKQPIILSYQTERTDSQLKKRDILQSTGTIDFSVADTPEQCEKIGAQSENQADLAIIPPYIVTERPNNVSAQPIATIYWFAHHISVTDFEVVSALLADYPNVLVLIETTQSHEPFDDMIKAASKTAANAHGIVNINSQLAYTTRFQFIAPQNEAQKMQYMANSRVLLDLGETPDQYLQTQAIANAVPQINRIQTDYLQPNRNGKLITESSELRDALNFYVNDTHWASVVKESSHDIAAEYNDDMVWIKWQQIFNKIKQRNI, from the coding sequence ATGAATTTACATATCATGCCAGATTGGCACGCGTACAGTATGACATTACCAGAATTTAATGATGCTGTTCATCAAGCACAACTATTCTTATCAAAAGGCCAACAGGTTGAATTAATTTTAGTAGACTACTTGCCCCAATTACGTGAAATATTGTCTCAAAAAAGAATAGAATCAGCTGTGACTTGGTCGGTTTATGATCTTTTTCAACGTATTACTTTAAAAGATGAAAAGCCAGTTGCGTTGTCAGATTTTTCATGGCCAGCTGGGGCACGGTTTATTCGTATGAATGACCGTATTGATGTGTGGGTAAAAAATACACATTTTGCAATTGTGTGGTTACAGCAGTCACCGCTCATGCGTTTTGACCGTGTTGATTTGTTGACAGATGATGTTCGTCGTCAACAATTAGTCATTGACGACCGAGGTTTTATTTCGTGTGTGACGACGTTTAATGACGACAATGAGCCTATAAGACGTGATTATCTCACACCGAGCGGTAGCGTAGCTGTACAAGAAGACTGTGTTTCCGGTGTTGTGACGACCCAGCAAACATGGACGCCACAAACAACGTTTACTAATATGTCTGATCTCGTTGCAGCGGGCCTAGCGCATCACTTAAAAGCAGTACCACAAACCGATAATTTGATAGTTTCACAGAGTCAAATGACAACATTTTTGATTCATAAAGTGACGCCAAAACAACCGATTATTTTAAGTTATCAAACTGAGCGTACAGATAGCCAGCTTAAAAAACGAGACATATTGCAAAGTACTGGGACTATTGACTTTTCAGTTGCAGATACGCCAGAGCAATGTGAAAAGATAGGTGCACAATCTGAAAATCAGGCAGATCTCGCAATTATACCGCCTTACATCGTAACGGAACGGCCAAACAATGTCTCAGCGCAACCAATTGCGACAATTTACTGGTTTGCACACCACATATCGGTGACTGATTTCGAGGTAGTTAGCGCCTTATTAGCTGATTATCCAAATGTCTTAGTATTAATTGAAACGACGCAGTCACATGAGCCATTTGATGACATGATTAAAGCGGCTAGTAAAACAGCAGCAAACGCTCATGGTATCGTAAATATAAATAGTCAGTTAGCGTACACAACACGTTTTCAATTTATAGCACCCCAAAATGAAGCGCAAAAAATGCAGTACATGGCAAATAGTCGTGTGTTATTAGACTTAGGGGAGACACCTGATCAATATTTACAAACACAGGCAATTGCAAACGCTGTGCCGCAAATTAATCGCATACAGACCGATTACTTACAACCTAACCGAAATGGTAAATTAATCACTGAAAGTTCAGAATTAAGAGATGCTCTGAATTTTTATGTTAATGACACGCATTGGGCATCGGTTGTTAAGGAATCAAGTCATGACATTGCAGCTGAGTATAATGATGACATGGTGTGGATTAAATGGCAACAAATTTTTAACAAAATCAAGCAGAGAAACATATAA
- a CDS encoding xanthine phosphoribosyltransferase, translating into MKLLEERIRRDGRVLGTDILKVDTFLNHQIDPELMLAIGDEFAQLFADKQIDKILTVESSGIAPAVFAGLALHVPVVFARKNKSLTLPNGVWSADVYSFTKQVTNHMMIDQRFLKADEQVLLIDDFLANGQAVEGLLTIAQQAHAHVVAVGIVIEKSFQKGRQILNERGLQVESLARIKSLNSEKIEFMSS; encoded by the coding sequence ATGAAATTATTGGAAGAACGTATTCGTCGGGATGGTCGCGTGTTAGGAACCGACATATTAAAAGTTGATACTTTTTTGAACCATCAAATTGATCCGGAACTGATGCTTGCTATTGGTGACGAATTTGCACAGTTATTTGCTGATAAGCAAATCGATAAAATCTTGACAGTTGAATCATCCGGTATTGCACCGGCAGTTTTTGCCGGTTTAGCATTACATGTTCCGGTGGTATTTGCTAGAAAAAATAAATCGTTAACGTTACCTAATGGTGTATGGTCAGCAGATGTGTATTCTTTTACTAAACAAGTCACAAACCATATGATGATTGACCAACGTTTTTTAAAAGCAGATGAACAAGTTTTATTAATTGATGACTTTTTGGCTAATGGACAGGCTGTTGAGGGACTATTGACCATTGCACAACAGGCACATGCGCATGTTGTGGCTGTCGGGATTGTCATTGAAAAATCCTTTCAAAAAGGTCGTCAAATATTAAATGAACGTGGTCTACAAGTCGAGAGTTTGGCACGCATAAAATCGCTTAATTCAGAAAAAATTGAGTTTATGTCATCATAA
- a CDS encoding magnesium transporter CorA family protein codes for MIETVKKFKKFTWYHVSNLTTEDNQILVDEHHLTNEIVGYAVDHNEAVRMEYDDAADESLMVIDVISYRDDIVETRPIGILFAHGDLYTFSHSVTDYVQAVILDPKNRQRRGDDSEISAIDFIMTGLYSLMTRYVDQVTEINRKRRVIQSQLGHHKRTTKQMNDLLRLQTQMIYIQNSLANNQVMLNAFKQDFKSKIAHFEIEHIDDVRVEVGQAEHMADLAMAVINSVSDAYGNLSNRDLNWTMKVLTVYSIVLTVPTIVSGFYGENVKWLPYAATQDGWWITLVITLILMALVSLILALSGFFRK; via the coding sequence ATGATCGAAACAGTTAAAAAATTCAAAAAATTTACATGGTATCATGTGTCAAATCTAACGACAGAGGATAATCAGATATTAGTCGATGAACATCATCTCACAAATGAAATTGTGGGTTACGCGGTTGATCATAACGAGGCTGTCCGCATGGAATATGATGATGCCGCTGATGAATCTTTAATGGTCATTGATGTTATATCATACCGAGACGATATTGTGGAAACGCGACCCATTGGTATTTTATTTGCTCATGGTGATTTATATACATTTTCGCATTCAGTAACGGATTATGTACAAGCTGTGATATTAGATCCTAAAAACCGTCAAAGGCGTGGGGATGATAGTGAGATAAGTGCGATTGATTTTATAATGACGGGTTTATATTCGTTGATGACACGCTATGTTGATCAAGTCACCGAAATTAATCGTAAACGGCGTGTGATTCAATCACAATTAGGCCATCATAAACGTACGACTAAACAAATGAATGATTTACTACGTCTTCAAACGCAAATGATTTATATTCAAAATTCACTTGCTAATAATCAAGTCATGCTCAATGCGTTTAAGCAAGATTTTAAATCTAAAATTGCACATTTTGAAATTGAGCACATTGATGATGTACGTGTTGAAGTTGGTCAGGCTGAGCATATGGCAGATCTCGCAATGGCAGTTATTAATTCGGTGTCAGATGCCTATGGTAATTTAAGTAATCGGGATCTAAACTGGACAATGAAAGTGTTAACCGTCTATTCTATTGTTTTGACAGTGCCCACGATTGTCAGTGGGTTCTATGGGGAGAACGTGAAATGGCTACCTTATGCTGCAACACAAGATGGCTGGTGGATAACGTTGGTCATCACGCTTATTTTGATGGCGTTAGTCAGCTTAATATTAGCATTGAGTGGGTTCTTTAGAAAATAG
- a CDS encoding GNAT family N-acetyltransferase, with translation MSNQTTILQNKFLKLRAMQPNDSDELSRIYLDDRVNYFPWVKQPKLTDFGLAILGEKVEIAMLDTEIVGFASLSEWDSFLHLLFIKEGKHNQGIGAVLLNWARETAQQPLELKVVTDNKNAQRFYEREGFSIVAHSNLSKPRNVTYRDDRNS, from the coding sequence ATGAGCAATCAAACAACTATTTTGCAAAATAAATTTTTGAAACTACGTGCCATGCAGCCAAACGATTCGGATGAATTGTCACGCATTTATTTGGATGATCGTGTGAATTATTTTCCTTGGGTCAAACAACCTAAATTGACTGATTTTGGCTTAGCTATTTTAGGAGAAAAAGTTGAAATTGCGATGCTTGATACTGAAATCGTTGGTTTTGCATCTTTATCGGAATGGGATAGCTTTTTACATTTATTATTTATCAAAGAGGGCAAACACAACCAAGGAATTGGTGCGGTGTTATTGAATTGGGCACGGGAAACAGCGCAACAACCGCTCGAACTAAAAGTTGTGACAGATAACAAAAATGCCCAACGATTTTATGAACGTGAAGGGTTTAGCATTGTTGCACACTCAAATTTATCAAAACCAAGGAATGTGACATATAGAGATGATCGAAACAGTTAA
- the lepB gene encoding signal peptidase I: MNVIKSWILPIMVGLIIAVFIRTFWFTLVTVDGQSMSPNLENKQIIIENKQGAIRRGDVIIFDATDEDPRLNSQHYAYVKRVIGVAGDQIMHRGSDVYVNNKKINQNYINVSQQTAGTWGDWTLKTLSSRNIWQKKDRNKAIVPKNSYFVLGDNRVVSNDSRMFGFIEKKHVLGKAYVPIWQSNKKLKEHINEQSNNYFAK; this comes from the coding sequence ATGAATGTCATCAAAAGTTGGATATTACCAATAATGGTTGGACTGATTATCGCTGTTTTTATTCGGACGTTTTGGTTCACCCTAGTGACAGTTGATGGGCAATCAATGAGCCCAAATTTAGAAAATAAGCAAATCATTATTGAAAACAAACAAGGAGCGATCAGACGTGGGGATGTTATTATTTTTGATGCAACAGATGAAGATCCGCGACTTAACTCACAACATTATGCATATGTTAAGCGTGTGATTGGTGTTGCAGGTGATCAAATAATGCATCGGGGTTCAGATGTATATGTTAATAATAAGAAGATCAACCAAAACTATATTAATGTGTCTCAACAAACAGCTGGAACGTGGGGAGATTGGACTTTAAAAACGCTATCATCACGAAATATCTGGCAAAAAAAAGATCGGAATAAAGCCATTGTGCCAAAAAATTCATATTTTGTATTAGGTGATAATCGTGTGGTATCAAATGATAGTCGGATGTTTGGTTTTATTGAAAAAAAGCATGTATTAGGTAAAGCATATGTACCCATATGGCAGTCAAATAAAAAATTAAAAGAGCATATCAATGAGCAATCAAACAACTATTTTGCAAAATAA